The Daucus carota subsp. sativus chromosome 7, DH1 v3.0, whole genome shotgun sequence genome window below encodes:
- the LOC108193742 gene encoding ferredoxin C 1, chloroplastic codes for MATLHFTTSPSFTFTSSKKQSSFLPPVQLNQHVQPRLRRGYRSITTIKSYKVTIEHEGKTTELQVEPDETILTKALDEGMTVPYDCNLGVCMTCPAQLISGKVDQSEGMLSDDVVERGFALLCAAYPRSDCHIKTIPEEELLAMQLATAND; via the coding sequence ATGGCAACTCTCCACTTCACAACCTCTCCTTCATTCACTTTCACATCATCTAAAAAACAATCCTCCTTTCTTCCTCCAGTGCAGCTAAACCAGCATGTACAGCCACGCCTTCGCCGCGGCTACCGGAGCATTACTACCATCAAGTCTTACAAGGTGACAATTGAGCATGAGGGCAAGACTACTGAGCTTCAAGTTGAGCCTGATGAGACAATATTAACAAAGGCATTGGATGAAGGCATGACGGTACCATATGATTGCAACCTTGGAGTTTGCATGACCTGTCCTGCTCAACTTATCAGCGGAAAAGTTGATCAAAGTGAAGGAATGCTTAGTGATGATGTTGTCGAAAGGGGATTTGCTTTGCTGTGCGCAGCGTATCCTCGCTCTGATTGTCATATTAAGACTATACCCGAGGAAGAGCTGCTGGCAATGCAGTTAGCTACTGCAAATGACTGA